Proteins encoded in a region of the Dendropsophus ebraccatus isolate aDenEbr1 chromosome 11, aDenEbr1.pat, whole genome shotgun sequence genome:
- the INKA2 gene encoding PAK4-inhibitor INKA2 isoform X1, with product MKKMDQYLRRLKQELLSMREVGEGLQEQMNSMMGALQELKLLQVQTALEQLEISGEQNQFQATRANPYCQSVREATEVRHESRKQAETIRAGGRSLDNSSLAGSRGSWAASTASSIPSLKQGPQVLSERVAETRTSFPISLPVDRWPIYEFQSASSNFRGHILNNHSHSDLEQSTDDFVSDEANDWTSSLMSQSRNRQPLVLGDNIFADLVGNWLDLPEMEKKGESGEGLLGVNRSHEIYKKFSLTANFFKKFLRSVRPDRDKLLKEKPGWPNLEDQKPQIYKRGKKTSKQKSVFYFPSANDFKSKVEKPGRSDGKNIAISAKKDQKPRDSMYTGFDMNTVVWV from the exons ATGAAGAAGATGGACCAGTATCTTAGAAGGCTGAAGCAGGAGCTG CTGTCAATGAGAGAAGTTGGAGAAGGTTTACAGGAGCAGATGAACTCTATGATGGGTGCACTCCAGGAACTGAAACTACTCCAGGTTCAGACGGCTCTTGAGCAGCTGGAAATTTCAGGGGAGCAGAACCAGTTCCAAGCTACGAGAGCAAATCCATATTGCCAAAGTGTACGAGAGGCTACTGAGGTCAGGCATGAGTCCAGAAAACAGGCTGAGACTATAAGGGCAGGTGGAAGAAGTCTAGACAACAGCTCGTTGGCTGGGAGCCGAGGGTCATGGGCTGCAAGCACGGCTAGCTCCATTCCAAGCTTGAAACAAGGTCCTCAGGTATTGTCAGAAAGAGTGGCAGAGACTAGAACCTCTTTTCCCATATCGCTTCCAGTGGACAGGTGGCCTATATATGAATTCCAGTCTGCATCTTCCAACTTTCGGGGCCATATCCTTAATAATCATAGTCATTCTGACCTTGAACAGAGTACTGATGATTTTGTATCTGATGAAGCCAACGACTGGACATCTTCTCTTATGTCCCAGAGCCGAAACCGTCAGCCCCTCGTCTTAGGTGACAACATTTTTGCAGATCTTGTCGGAAACTGGTTAGACCTACCAGAGATggagaaaaaaggagaaagcGGCGAAGGCCTTTTGGGTGTTAATAGATCGCATGAAATTTACAAAAAGTTTTCCCTGACGGCTAATTTCTTCAAAAAGTTTTTGAGAAGCGTTCGGCCAGACCGAGATAAACTTCTTAAAGAGAAACCCGGTTGGCCAAATTTGGAAGATCAAAAACCTCAAATTTACAAGAGGGGCAAGAAGACGAGCAAACAAAAAAGCGTGTTTTATTTCCCATCGGCAAATGACTTTAAAAGTAAAGTTGAAAAACCAGGCAGAAGTGACGGGAAAAACATTGCAATAAGTGCCAAGAAAGACCAGAAACCAAGAGATTCGATGTACACGGGGTTTGACATGAACACAGTAGTTTGGGTCTAA
- the INKA2 gene encoding PAK4-inhibitor INKA2 isoform X2, which yields MREVGEGLQEQMNSMMGALQELKLLQVQTALEQLEISGEQNQFQATRANPYCQSVREATEVRHESRKQAETIRAGGRSLDNSSLAGSRGSWAASTASSIPSLKQGPQVLSERVAETRTSFPISLPVDRWPIYEFQSASSNFRGHILNNHSHSDLEQSTDDFVSDEANDWTSSLMSQSRNRQPLVLGDNIFADLVGNWLDLPEMEKKGESGEGLLGVNRSHEIYKKFSLTANFFKKFLRSVRPDRDKLLKEKPGWPNLEDQKPQIYKRGKKTSKQKSVFYFPSANDFKSKVEKPGRSDGKNIAISAKKDQKPRDSMYTGFDMNTVVWV from the coding sequence ATGAGAGAAGTTGGAGAAGGTTTACAGGAGCAGATGAACTCTATGATGGGTGCACTCCAGGAACTGAAACTACTCCAGGTTCAGACGGCTCTTGAGCAGCTGGAAATTTCAGGGGAGCAGAACCAGTTCCAAGCTACGAGAGCAAATCCATATTGCCAAAGTGTACGAGAGGCTACTGAGGTCAGGCATGAGTCCAGAAAACAGGCTGAGACTATAAGGGCAGGTGGAAGAAGTCTAGACAACAGCTCGTTGGCTGGGAGCCGAGGGTCATGGGCTGCAAGCACGGCTAGCTCCATTCCAAGCTTGAAACAAGGTCCTCAGGTATTGTCAGAAAGAGTGGCAGAGACTAGAACCTCTTTTCCCATATCGCTTCCAGTGGACAGGTGGCCTATATATGAATTCCAGTCTGCATCTTCCAACTTTCGGGGCCATATCCTTAATAATCATAGTCATTCTGACCTTGAACAGAGTACTGATGATTTTGTATCTGATGAAGCCAACGACTGGACATCTTCTCTTATGTCCCAGAGCCGAAACCGTCAGCCCCTCGTCTTAGGTGACAACATTTTTGCAGATCTTGTCGGAAACTGGTTAGACCTACCAGAGATggagaaaaaaggagaaagcGGCGAAGGCCTTTTGGGTGTTAATAGATCGCATGAAATTTACAAAAAGTTTTCCCTGACGGCTAATTTCTTCAAAAAGTTTTTGAGAAGCGTTCGGCCAGACCGAGATAAACTTCTTAAAGAGAAACCCGGTTGGCCAAATTTGGAAGATCAAAAACCTCAAATTTACAAGAGGGGCAAGAAGACGAGCAAACAAAAAAGCGTGTTTTATTTCCCATCGGCAAATGACTTTAAAAGTAAAGTTGAAAAACCAGGCAGAAGTGACGGGAAAAACATTGCAATAAGTGCCAAGAAAGACCAGAAACCAAGAGATTCGATGTACACGGGGTTTGACATGAACACAGTAGTTTGGGTCTAA